The following proteins are co-located in the Paralichthys olivaceus isolate ysfri-2021 chromosome 2, ASM2471397v2, whole genome shotgun sequence genome:
- the kaznb gene encoding kazrin, periplakin interacting protein b isoform X4, whose translation MRSENEDGKAVLLREEVAQLQEEVHLLRQMKDMLSKDLEDTQGGCSSNLLSATELRVQLGDKEQELDRAKEALQAMKADRKRLKGEKADLVSQMQQLYTTLESREEQLREFIRNYDQHRKESEDAVKVLAKEKDMLEREKWDLRRQTKEATETANILRSQMDMKENRIKELEAELTMAKQSLATLTKDVPKRHSLAMPTEPVVNGSQEWVMQADLPLTAAIRQSQQTLYHGHSTDRQAVVRISPCHSRQPSVISDASAADGDRSSTPSDINSPRHRTHSLCNPCEKTNLSLLCLLQSMEDLEDQKRKKKKEKMTLGSLSRVFARGKQRKSLDPGLFDDSDSLTQQSLSDGEEQLDRLQQAELTRTTCMSLWRAGAVQAWMEVVMGMPMYIRACSENVKSGKVLLGLTDEDLELGLGVSNPIHRRKLRLAIEDYRRAEGDQGLSNASEMDHYWVSTSWLSDVGLPQYSQTFQSHLVDGRVLNSLSRRDLERFLNIGDQFHQTSLLLAIQLLQMLSFDKEALQARRAKCEHQDRDPIVWTCHRVMKWIRDIDLKEFADNLQGKGINGAVMALDPSFDTDAMAKALCIPGNKHMLHRHLYEEMKSLAVPHSNAEQANEVIGSSSPVAVNRFAEERVSMRRTGKSPLRLRANSHSVERSLGFHGSCGSLPREVRVQAVPRAKGSPMHTYKSVEITNV comes from the exons ATGAGGTCGGAGAATGAGGACGGGAAGGCcg tgTTGTTGCGGGAGGAGGTAGCCCAGCTTCAAGAGGAGGTCCACCTGCTCAGGCAAATGAAGGACATGTTGAGTAAGGACCTGGAGGACACACAGGGCGGCTGCTCCTCTAATCTGCTCTCAGCCACCGAGCTCCGAGTGCAGCTGGGTGAcaaggagcaggagctggacCGTGCCAAAGAGGCCTTACAAG ctaTGAAAGCTGACCGTAAGCGTCTAAAAGGGGAGAAGGCAGACTTGGTGAGTCAGATGCAGCAGCTGTACACAACactggagagcagagaggagcagctaCGAGAATTCATTCGCAACTATGACCAGCACCGAAAG GAGAGCGAGGATGCAGTGAAGGTCCTGGCGAAGGAGAAAGACATGCTGGAGAGGGAGAAGTGGGACCTGAGGAGACAGACTAAGGAGGCCACGGAGACGGCCAACATCCTGCGCTCTCAGATGGACATGAAGGAGAACAGGATCAAAGAACTGGAGGCCGAGCTCACCATG GCGAAGCAGTCTCTGGCCACCCTGACAAAAGACGTACCGAAGCGGCATTCACTTGCCATGCCGACGGAGCCCGTGGTGAACGGCAGTCAGGAGTGGGTAATGCAGGCCGACCTGCCTCTCACCGCCGCCATCCGACAGAGCCAACAGACCCTCTACCACGgtcacagcacagacagacagg CTGTGGTCAGGATCAGCCCCTGTCACTCTCGCCAGCCCTCGGTCATCTCTGACGCCTCGGCAGCCGACGGGGACCGCTCGTCCACACCCAGCGACATCAACTCACCTCGTCACCGGACCCACTCCCTCTGCAAT CCGTGTGAGAAGACTAACCTGAGTCTCCTCTGCCTGCTTCAGTCCATGGAGGACCTGGAGGACCAGAAGCgtaagaagaagaaggagaagatgaCGCTGGGATCTCTGTCACGCGTGTTCGCTCGGGGCAAGCAGCGCAAGTCACTGGACCCCGGCCTGTTTGATG ACTCTGACAGCCTCACACAGCAGAGCCTGTCTGACGGCGAGGAGCAGCTCGACCGCCTCCAGCAGGCGGAGCTTACACGCACCACATGCATGTCGCTGTGGAGGGCAGGTGCAGTCCAGGCCTGGATGGAGGTTGTCATGGGGATGCCTATGTACATCCGAGCCTGCTCTGAAAATGTCAAGAGTGGCAAG GTGCTGCTGGGATTGACAGATGAGGATTTAGAGCTGGGTCTGGGAGTCAGTAACCCCATTCATCGCAGAAAGCTGAGACTGGCCATCGAGGATTACAGAAGAGCGGAGGGGGATCAGGG ACTGTCAAACGCCTCTGAGATGGATCATTACTGGGTGTCCACCTCTTGGCTGAGTGATGTGGGCCTGCCTCAATACTCTCAGACCTTCCAGAGTCACTTAGTGGACGGACGAGTGCTGAACTCCCTGAGCCGCAGGGACCTGGAGAGGTTCCTCAACATCGGCGACCAGTTCCACCAGACAAGTCTACTGCTGGCaatccagctgctgcagatgctCAGCTTTGATAAAGAG GCCCTGCAGGCACGACGGGCAAAATGTGAGCACCAGGACCGTGATCCCATTGTTTGGACATGTCACAGAGTAATGAAGTGGATCAGAGACATAGACCTCAAG GAGTTTGCAGACAATCTTCAGGGCAAAGGGATTAACGGGGCTGTGATGGCTCTGGATCCGTCCTTCGACACCGACGCCATGGCCAAAGCCCTGTGTATCCCCGGCAACAAGCACATGCTGCATCGGCACCTTTATGAAGAGATGAAATCCCTTGCTGTACCTCACAG caatGCAGAGCAGGCCAATGAGGTTATCGGTTCTTCTTCACCTGTGGCTGTTAACCGCTTCGCTGAGGAGAGGGTCTCCATGAGAAgaactggaaag AGTCCGCTGAGGTTACGTGCAAACAGCCACTCTGTGGAGCGGAGCCTGGGCTTCCACGGCAGCTGCGGTTCTCTGCCCAGAGAGGTCAGAGTTCAGGCTGTTCCTCGGGCCAAAGGAAGCCCCATGCACACCTACAAGAGCGTGGAAATCACAAACGTCTGA
- the kaznb gene encoding kazrin, periplakin interacting protein b isoform X10 → MRSENEDGKAVLLREEVAQLQEEVHLLRQMKDMLSKDLEDTQGGCSSNLLSATELRVQLGDKEQELDRAKEALQAMKADRKRLKGEKADLVSQMQQLYTTLESREEQLREFIRNYDQHRKESEDAVKVLAKEKDMLEREKWDLRRQTKEATETANILRSQMDMKENRIKELEAELTMAKQSLATLTKDVPKRHSLAMPTEPVVNGSQEWVMQADLPLTAAIRQSQQTLYHGHSTDRQAVVRISPCHSRQPSVISDASAADGDRSSTPSDINSPRHRTHSLCNSMEDLEDQKRKKKKEKMTLGSLSRVFARGKQRKSLDPGLFDGTATPDYYIEEDADW, encoded by the exons ATGAGGTCGGAGAATGAGGACGGGAAGGCcg tgTTGTTGCGGGAGGAGGTAGCCCAGCTTCAAGAGGAGGTCCACCTGCTCAGGCAAATGAAGGACATGTTGAGTAAGGACCTGGAGGACACACAGGGCGGCTGCTCCTCTAATCTGCTCTCAGCCACCGAGCTCCGAGTGCAGCTGGGTGAcaaggagcaggagctggacCGTGCCAAAGAGGCCTTACAAG ctaTGAAAGCTGACCGTAAGCGTCTAAAAGGGGAGAAGGCAGACTTGGTGAGTCAGATGCAGCAGCTGTACACAACactggagagcagagaggagcagctaCGAGAATTCATTCGCAACTATGACCAGCACCGAAAG GAGAGCGAGGATGCAGTGAAGGTCCTGGCGAAGGAGAAAGACATGCTGGAGAGGGAGAAGTGGGACCTGAGGAGACAGACTAAGGAGGCCACGGAGACGGCCAACATCCTGCGCTCTCAGATGGACATGAAGGAGAACAGGATCAAAGAACTGGAGGCCGAGCTCACCATG GCGAAGCAGTCTCTGGCCACCCTGACAAAAGACGTACCGAAGCGGCATTCACTTGCCATGCCGACGGAGCCCGTGGTGAACGGCAGTCAGGAGTGGGTAATGCAGGCCGACCTGCCTCTCACCGCCGCCATCCGACAGAGCCAACAGACCCTCTACCACGgtcacagcacagacagacagg CTGTGGTCAGGATCAGCCCCTGTCACTCTCGCCAGCCCTCGGTCATCTCTGACGCCTCGGCAGCCGACGGGGACCGCTCGTCCACACCCAGCGACATCAACTCACCTCGTCACCGGACCCACTCCCTCTGCAAT TCCATGGAGGACCTGGAGGACCAGAAGCgtaagaagaagaaggagaagatgaCGCTGGGATCTCTGTCACGCGTGTTCGCTCGGGGCAAGCAGCGCAAGTCACTGGACCCCGGCCTGTTTGATGGTACAGCCACCCCTGATTATTACATAGAGGAGGATGCCGACTGGtga
- the kaznb gene encoding kazrin, periplakin interacting protein b isoform X3 encodes MDLSFMLRAEKMLRPSCIPWELHGPEMNRDPSVHHRQKTVVTDMCYPTEISSLMDFGTADCSLGKVLLREEVAQLQEEVHLLRQMKDMLSKDLEDTQGGCSSNLLSATELRVQLGDKEQELDRAKEALQAMKADRKRLKGEKADLVSQMQQLYTTLESREEQLREFIRNYDQHRKESEDAVKVLAKEKDMLEREKWDLRRQTKEATETANILRSQMDMKENRIKELEAELTMAKQSLATLTKDVPKRHSLAMPTEPVVNGSQEWVMQADLPLTAAIRQSQQTLYHGHSTDRQAVVRISPCHSRQPSVISDASAADGDRSSTPSDINSPRHRTHSLCNPCEKTNLSLLCLLQSMEDLEDQKRKKKKEKMTLGSLSRVFARGKQRKSLDPGLFDDSDSLTQQSLSDGEEQLDRLQQAELTRTTCMSLWRAGAVQAWMEVVMGMPMYIRACSENVKSGKVLLGLTDEDLELGLGVSNPIHRRKLRLAIEDYRRAEGDQGLSNASEMDHYWVSTSWLSDVGLPQYSQTFQSHLVDGRVLNSLSRRDLERFLNIGDQFHQTSLLLAIQLLQMLSFDKEALQARRAKCEHQDRDPIVWTCHRVMKWIRDIDLKEFADNLQGKGINGAVMALDPSFDTDAMAKALCIPGNKHMLHRHLYEEMKSLAVPHSNAEQANEVIGSSSPVAVNRFAEERVSMRRTGKSPLRLRANSHSVERSLGFHGSCGSLPREVRVQAVPRAKGSPMHTYKSVEITNV; translated from the exons tgTTGTTGCGGGAGGAGGTAGCCCAGCTTCAAGAGGAGGTCCACCTGCTCAGGCAAATGAAGGACATGTTGAGTAAGGACCTGGAGGACACACAGGGCGGCTGCTCCTCTAATCTGCTCTCAGCCACCGAGCTCCGAGTGCAGCTGGGTGAcaaggagcaggagctggacCGTGCCAAAGAGGCCTTACAAG ctaTGAAAGCTGACCGTAAGCGTCTAAAAGGGGAGAAGGCAGACTTGGTGAGTCAGATGCAGCAGCTGTACACAACactggagagcagagaggagcagctaCGAGAATTCATTCGCAACTATGACCAGCACCGAAAG GAGAGCGAGGATGCAGTGAAGGTCCTGGCGAAGGAGAAAGACATGCTGGAGAGGGAGAAGTGGGACCTGAGGAGACAGACTAAGGAGGCCACGGAGACGGCCAACATCCTGCGCTCTCAGATGGACATGAAGGAGAACAGGATCAAAGAACTGGAGGCCGAGCTCACCATG GCGAAGCAGTCTCTGGCCACCCTGACAAAAGACGTACCGAAGCGGCATTCACTTGCCATGCCGACGGAGCCCGTGGTGAACGGCAGTCAGGAGTGGGTAATGCAGGCCGACCTGCCTCTCACCGCCGCCATCCGACAGAGCCAACAGACCCTCTACCACGgtcacagcacagacagacagg CTGTGGTCAGGATCAGCCCCTGTCACTCTCGCCAGCCCTCGGTCATCTCTGACGCCTCGGCAGCCGACGGGGACCGCTCGTCCACACCCAGCGACATCAACTCACCTCGTCACCGGACCCACTCCCTCTGCAAT CCGTGTGAGAAGACTAACCTGAGTCTCCTCTGCCTGCTTCAGTCCATGGAGGACCTGGAGGACCAGAAGCgtaagaagaagaaggagaagatgaCGCTGGGATCTCTGTCACGCGTGTTCGCTCGGGGCAAGCAGCGCAAGTCACTGGACCCCGGCCTGTTTGATG ACTCTGACAGCCTCACACAGCAGAGCCTGTCTGACGGCGAGGAGCAGCTCGACCGCCTCCAGCAGGCGGAGCTTACACGCACCACATGCATGTCGCTGTGGAGGGCAGGTGCAGTCCAGGCCTGGATGGAGGTTGTCATGGGGATGCCTATGTACATCCGAGCCTGCTCTGAAAATGTCAAGAGTGGCAAG GTGCTGCTGGGATTGACAGATGAGGATTTAGAGCTGGGTCTGGGAGTCAGTAACCCCATTCATCGCAGAAAGCTGAGACTGGCCATCGAGGATTACAGAAGAGCGGAGGGGGATCAGGG ACTGTCAAACGCCTCTGAGATGGATCATTACTGGGTGTCCACCTCTTGGCTGAGTGATGTGGGCCTGCCTCAATACTCTCAGACCTTCCAGAGTCACTTAGTGGACGGACGAGTGCTGAACTCCCTGAGCCGCAGGGACCTGGAGAGGTTCCTCAACATCGGCGACCAGTTCCACCAGACAAGTCTACTGCTGGCaatccagctgctgcagatgctCAGCTTTGATAAAGAG GCCCTGCAGGCACGACGGGCAAAATGTGAGCACCAGGACCGTGATCCCATTGTTTGGACATGTCACAGAGTAATGAAGTGGATCAGAGACATAGACCTCAAG GAGTTTGCAGACAATCTTCAGGGCAAAGGGATTAACGGGGCTGTGATGGCTCTGGATCCGTCCTTCGACACCGACGCCATGGCCAAAGCCCTGTGTATCCCCGGCAACAAGCACATGCTGCATCGGCACCTTTATGAAGAGATGAAATCCCTTGCTGTACCTCACAG caatGCAGAGCAGGCCAATGAGGTTATCGGTTCTTCTTCACCTGTGGCTGTTAACCGCTTCGCTGAGGAGAGGGTCTCCATGAGAAgaactggaaag AGTCCGCTGAGGTTACGTGCAAACAGCCACTCTGTGGAGCGGAGCCTGGGCTTCCACGGCAGCTGCGGTTCTCTGCCCAGAGAGGTCAGAGTTCAGGCTGTTCCTCGGGCCAAAGGAAGCCCCATGCACACCTACAAGAGCGTGGAAATCACAAACGTCTGA
- the kaznb gene encoding kazrin, periplakin interacting protein b isoform X5, with the protein MKDMLSKDLEDTQGGCSSNLLSATELRVQLGDKEQELDRAKEALQAMKADRKRLKGEKADLVSQMQQLYTTLESREEQLREFIRNYDQHRKESEDAVKVLAKEKDMLEREKWDLRRQTKEATETANILRSQMDMKENRIKELEAELTMAKQSLATLTKDVPKRHSLAMPTEPVVNGSQEWVMQADLPLTAAIRQSQQTLYHGHSTDRQAVVRISPCHSRQPSVISDASAADGDRSSTPSDINSPRHRTHSLCNPCEKTNLSLLCLLQSMEDLEDQKRKKKKEKMTLGSLSRVFARGKQRKSLDPGLFDDSDSLTQQSLSDGEEQLDRLQQAELTRTTCMSLWRAGAVQAWMEVVMGMPMYIRACSENVKSGKVLLGLTDEDLELGLGVSNPIHRRKLRLAIEDYRRAEGDQGLSNASEMDHYWVSTSWLSDVGLPQYSQTFQSHLVDGRVLNSLSRRDLERFLNIGDQFHQTSLLLAIQLLQMLSFDKEALQARRAKCEHQDRDPIVWTCHRVMKWIRDIDLKEFADNLQGKGINGAVMALDPSFDTDAMAKALCIPGNKHMLHRHLYEEMKSLAVPHSNAEQANEVIGSSSPVAVNRFAEERVSMRRTGKSPLRLRANSHSVERSLGFHGSCGSLPREVRVQAVPRAKGSPMHTYKSVEITNV; encoded by the exons ATGAAGGACATGTTGAGTAAGGACCTGGAGGACACACAGGGCGGCTGCTCCTCTAATCTGCTCTCAGCCACCGAGCTCCGAGTGCAGCTGGGTGAcaaggagcaggagctggacCGTGCCAAAGAGGCCTTACAAG ctaTGAAAGCTGACCGTAAGCGTCTAAAAGGGGAGAAGGCAGACTTGGTGAGTCAGATGCAGCAGCTGTACACAACactggagagcagagaggagcagctaCGAGAATTCATTCGCAACTATGACCAGCACCGAAAG GAGAGCGAGGATGCAGTGAAGGTCCTGGCGAAGGAGAAAGACATGCTGGAGAGGGAGAAGTGGGACCTGAGGAGACAGACTAAGGAGGCCACGGAGACGGCCAACATCCTGCGCTCTCAGATGGACATGAAGGAGAACAGGATCAAAGAACTGGAGGCCGAGCTCACCATG GCGAAGCAGTCTCTGGCCACCCTGACAAAAGACGTACCGAAGCGGCATTCACTTGCCATGCCGACGGAGCCCGTGGTGAACGGCAGTCAGGAGTGGGTAATGCAGGCCGACCTGCCTCTCACCGCCGCCATCCGACAGAGCCAACAGACCCTCTACCACGgtcacagcacagacagacagg CTGTGGTCAGGATCAGCCCCTGTCACTCTCGCCAGCCCTCGGTCATCTCTGACGCCTCGGCAGCCGACGGGGACCGCTCGTCCACACCCAGCGACATCAACTCACCTCGTCACCGGACCCACTCCCTCTGCAAT CCGTGTGAGAAGACTAACCTGAGTCTCCTCTGCCTGCTTCAGTCCATGGAGGACCTGGAGGACCAGAAGCgtaagaagaagaaggagaagatgaCGCTGGGATCTCTGTCACGCGTGTTCGCTCGGGGCAAGCAGCGCAAGTCACTGGACCCCGGCCTGTTTGATG ACTCTGACAGCCTCACACAGCAGAGCCTGTCTGACGGCGAGGAGCAGCTCGACCGCCTCCAGCAGGCGGAGCTTACACGCACCACATGCATGTCGCTGTGGAGGGCAGGTGCAGTCCAGGCCTGGATGGAGGTTGTCATGGGGATGCCTATGTACATCCGAGCCTGCTCTGAAAATGTCAAGAGTGGCAAG GTGCTGCTGGGATTGACAGATGAGGATTTAGAGCTGGGTCTGGGAGTCAGTAACCCCATTCATCGCAGAAAGCTGAGACTGGCCATCGAGGATTACAGAAGAGCGGAGGGGGATCAGGG ACTGTCAAACGCCTCTGAGATGGATCATTACTGGGTGTCCACCTCTTGGCTGAGTGATGTGGGCCTGCCTCAATACTCTCAGACCTTCCAGAGTCACTTAGTGGACGGACGAGTGCTGAACTCCCTGAGCCGCAGGGACCTGGAGAGGTTCCTCAACATCGGCGACCAGTTCCACCAGACAAGTCTACTGCTGGCaatccagctgctgcagatgctCAGCTTTGATAAAGAG GCCCTGCAGGCACGACGGGCAAAATGTGAGCACCAGGACCGTGATCCCATTGTTTGGACATGTCACAGAGTAATGAAGTGGATCAGAGACATAGACCTCAAG GAGTTTGCAGACAATCTTCAGGGCAAAGGGATTAACGGGGCTGTGATGGCTCTGGATCCGTCCTTCGACACCGACGCCATGGCCAAAGCCCTGTGTATCCCCGGCAACAAGCACATGCTGCATCGGCACCTTTATGAAGAGATGAAATCCCTTGCTGTACCTCACAG caatGCAGAGCAGGCCAATGAGGTTATCGGTTCTTCTTCACCTGTGGCTGTTAACCGCTTCGCTGAGGAGAGGGTCTCCATGAGAAgaactggaaag AGTCCGCTGAGGTTACGTGCAAACAGCCACTCTGTGGAGCGGAGCCTGGGCTTCCACGGCAGCTGCGGTTCTCTGCCCAGAGAGGTCAGAGTTCAGGCTGTTCCTCGGGCCAAAGGAAGCCCCATGCACACCTACAAGAGCGTGGAAATCACAAACGTCTGA